ttgggtgggattataaccattagaatctactctcagagatccgcttttcagtccagtgctacttggaatATACCGTCACTTCGccgactatcaggtcacaagtcAGTCAGATcccctttttacagatttgggtatctcagccgctgaacaccagccggtcctggaataagtttaattccaactcattctgagtaaatattctcaccaggtcctctgtcggggccctgctgagcagctttaatggtccgtgattgaagaaactgagcagtcacaggaatgtggtcaagatagtccagtcccataatgcttcacattcaatctgcagtccttcaattataacagaatatgtggctgtgtgtagctgcctcggccatggtcaaccccaacactgccttctagaactgctacaatgcctgaggtgtaagtacacccacagtgctgttagggagagatttCCAGCCACACATTCCAAATTTTCACTAGAATGtagatggataccagattgatatattccattcaaccacacccaaggggagttattccaattcctttattgtccaggacaatatattcacaatatctttaaaacagaaattaaacattcccattagatttcaggtattaacatattctgttagtttgttctttattgtcaatgtcaggctggggttgttccccttggagcaaaggaggttgaggggagatttgatagaggtggacaagattctgacaggtttagataaggtggacaaagaaaagctgttcccattagctgatgggacaagggcgaggggggcccagatttaaggttttgggtcagagatgcggaggggggggatgtgaggaagaatattttgatgcagcgaatggtaatgacctggaactcgctgcttacaaggtggaggaagtggagacaataaacaattacaaaataAATTGGAGGGGCATttgggggggtttcaaacagaaatgctgactaaatatctctgaacttcctaacaccctgtcactctgtgatccttgtgaaatttgaaaccaggtattcgcaagaagactcaaagagcatcagcccactggaggcaaagtcgtgagaccggccagcccagcagaaagaaaccctccgaccctccccattgaccaactgtgagaaagAACAAAATGCAGTAATttggagcagaaacaataacagcagaatccaacccctggaatcactcatgaacttgctggtgtctcagtaggtgggatgaaactctgaatcccttcccacactgagagcagctgaatggtttctccccagtgtgaactcgctggtgtgtcagcaagttggataactgagtgaatctcttcccacactgagagcaggtgaacggtctctccccagtgtggactcgctggtgtgtctgcaggttggataactgagtgaatgctttcccacactgagagcaggtgaacggtttctccccagtgtgaactcgctggtgtttctgcaaggTGGATGAATGaccgaattccttcccacactgagggcaggtgaacggtctctcccctgtgtgaacccgCTCATGTGTCCGCAAGTGGgacaaccgagtgaatccctccccacactgagagcaggtgaatggtctctcccccgtgtgaattcgctggtgtgtctgccgggcggaagactgagtgaatcccttcccacactgagagcaggtgaatggcctctccccagtgtgaactcgctggtgtgtctgcaggtggcataactgactgaatcccttcccacactgagaacaggtgaatggtctctccccagtgtgaactcgctggtgtgtctgcaggataaataaccgagtgaatccctccccacactgagagcaagtgaacggcctctccccagtgtgaactcgctggtgtctctgcatgctgtataactgagtgaatccctgcccacactgagtgcaagtgaatggtctctccccagtgtggctccgccgatgagcttccagttgagatggggctctgtatctcttcccacagtccacacatttccatggtttctccatggtgcaggtgtccttgcctctctcttgggtggacaatcagttgaagcctcgtccacacacaacacgagtacagtctctccccactgtgaatgatgtgatatttattcaggctgtgtaactggttaaaactctttagtcagtgcactggaacactctcactcgagtgtggcagtgtgttgctgcttttccagtcacactgatgtttgaaatcttttcaaatcgacagatcatttctccttctagattgaaaggccgatgatattcaggtcccaagtgTCAGATCCAGACGtgatgtttgagatttcggcctgtgattcctctttcatcctgtaaaacgagtttacagaagtcatcagtgtcagtgcaggatagaaattcagaacagacaatcgtagtttctatggaacattctttcctctctccagactcgaaaggttggctctattctctctctctatctggggaaTAGTGTGGTAAATGGTGCTGAGGTAGATCGgtcaattctcaatgaatggttgaggcagttcaattggctgaatggccaactacagctcctatttcttatgatttctGCATGCTAGacaagaagcagtgagcatgtacctgtcaatcagcctgaatcagcaccttcaggggaattgggagggtgagtattagatacagcagagtgagaatggagggagagtgtgagggatggagatttacagcttttggagaatgagagaggaaagaatgatcattagaatcacagaattcctacatttTATCAACCATTCctgagccttcacaatgaatctctcttctcaggacactcttatctctgacttgtctgtactgagggcagtctcacaaagcagctgccggTGTGCTGATACGAGAGGCCCTGttaggcaagtttaatgctccatgactgtgtctatAATGACTGAATAGCTATAGGAATGTGGTGACGTCAGCTAAATCCCATGTTTTATATTTCAGTAAGTGACGCTCCATTTTGTGAACATTTATATggatatataaatacatataaagggaagatattgcagatgctggaatctgaaacaacaacagaaatgctggaaaacctcagcaggtcagaccgcatctatggagagagaatagagccaatgtttcaagtctgaatgacccttcgtcagagctctgacaagtggtcatccacactcgaaacattggtctattctctctctataaatatacgtaacacagctgcctcaaccTTGACCCACTCTAACACACCCAATCGTGCAATGATGGCTGGCAGCTCCGACAACTCGTCAGGATATAAAAAATGGCCAAGAATGACAAAAAGAATGATAAGgtaggaaaaattagagtatgagagaaagctcgAAGTATAAAGTAAGTATCGAAGTAAGAGTAGGTATTTGAAAAAAAGTTAACAAATGGAGCActggtcatagagcaatacagcacggaaacaggcccttcggcccaaccggtccatgccgaccatggtgccctcccagctagtcccaattgcccacatttggcccatattcctctaatcctttcccatctgtGTGCTTATCCAAAATCTTTTAAAATGTTGCtctttgaacctgcctcaaccatttcctctaacagctcattccatatacgcaccactctctgcatgaagaagttgcccctcgggtgCTTTaagtctttcccctctcaccttaaaccgatgcctctagttttcaattccccttctctgggaaaaagactgtctCTTCATCCTAtcctcctcataattttatacacctcaataaggtcacccctcattctcctaccttccaaggaataaagccccAGCCTGCTCCCTATAACTCTCAatcgtcctggcaacatcctcgtaaatcttctctgcactctttccagttcatCAATGTCTTTTCTGTAACTGTATATAATactcccaagtgcggcctcaccaataacTTATATaactgtctacctgtgacaccgcTTTCAATTAACTATGTATTGTACTCCTGGGTCctgctgttcctcaacactctccagggccctaccattcactgtataatttctaccctggtttgactttccaaagtgcaacacctcacacttgtcagcaTCGAAATCCAGCcaatgctgggcccacttccctaactgatgAAGagccccctgtaatttttgataaccttcttcgttATCaatgatacctcctaatttagtgtcatccgcaaacttactaaccatgccttgtacattcacatccaaatcatttatataaataacaaataacaaggGACCCAACACCaacctgaggtacaccactcgtcacaggcctccagtccaagAAGCAACTTTCATCACCCTACTATCGAGCCAATTTCGAATCCAATTTGCTGGCTCTCCCTGAATCCCATGCGACCTAACCTTCCAAACTAGCCTGtcacgtgggaccttgtcaaaggcgttgCTAAAGTCTATATAATCAATATCTACTCTCATTCatcctcttggttacctcttcgaaAAACTCTAAAACATTTGGCAGACATGacttcccatgcac
Above is a genomic segment from Mustelus asterias chromosome 23, sMusAst1.hap1.1, whole genome shotgun sequence containing:
- the LOC144510474 gene encoding uncharacterized protein LOC144510474; protein product: MEKPWKCVDCGKRYRAPSQLEAHRRSHTGERPFTCTQCGQGFTQLYSMQRHQRVHTGERPFTCSQCGEGFTRLFILQTHQRVHTGERPFTCSQCGKGFSQLCHLQTHQRVHTGERPFTCSQCGKGFTQSSARQTHQRIHTGERPFTCSQCGEGFTRLSHLRTHERVHTGERPFTCPQCGKEFGHSSTLQKHQRVHTGEKPFTCSQCGKAFTQLSNLQTHQRVHTGERPFTCSQCGKRFTQLSNLLTHQRVHTGEKPFSCSQCGKGFRVSSHLLRHQQVHE